From the genome of Xiphophorus couchianus chromosome 6, X_couchianus-1.0, whole genome shotgun sequence, one region includes:
- the LOC114146982 gene encoding BTB/POZ domain-containing protein 2, which produces MKFVVYAYSRLKMAAGDNNGRLPCLSFSGPGPLGNSQPSNSVFSMPASNGGAVGAAGGVQGTARRPNPQLGPGGADGSGVSSGAPQTAQNPLQPPAASGAASAAAGAMASPASNMISGAASNASPATASSATPAAASVLVYREPVYNWQATKSTVKERFAFLFNNEVLSDVHFLVGKGMGVQRIPAHRFVLAVGSAVFDAMFNGGMATTSTEIELPDVEPAAFLALLKFLYSDEVQIGPETVMTTLYTAKKYAVPALEAHCVEFLKKNLRADNAFMLLTQARLFDEPQLASLCLENIDKNTGDALAAEGFTDIDLDTLVAVLERDTLGVREVRLFGAAVRWAEAEARRQQLQPTPENMRKVLGKSLTLIRFPLMTIEEFAAGPAQSNILTDREVVSLFLHFTVNPKPRVDFIDRPRCCLRGKECSITRFGQVESRWGYSGTSDRIRFSVNRRIFVVGFGLYGSIHGPTDYQVNIQIIHTDSNTVLGQNDTGFSCDGSANTFRVMFKEPVEILPNVNYTACATLKGPDSHYGTKGMRKVTHESSSTGTKTCFTFCYAAGNNNGTSVEDGQIPEVIFYT; this is translated from the exons ATGAAGTTTGTTGTTTACGCCTACAGCAGGTTGAAGATGGCCGCTGGAGACAACAACGGCAGGCTTCCTTGCCTTAGTTTCTCCGGCCCAGGCCCTTTGGGGAATAGCCAGCCGAGCAACAGCGTTTTCTCAATGCCGGCATCCAACGGGGGAGCGGTCGGTGCAGCCGGGGGAGTACAAGGAACTGCGAGGCGACCCAACCCGCAGCTGGGGCCTGGCGGGGCAGACGGCAGCGGCGTTTCGAGCGGAGCTCCGCagactgcgcagaaccctctgCAGCCACCCGCTGCGTCAGGTGCTGCTTCTGCGGCAGCAGGAGCCATGGCCTCCCCGGCGTCCAATATGATAAGTGGCGCAGCGTCGAATGCCTCCCCGGCCACCGCGTCGAGCGCTACCCCAGCTGCAGCGTCCGTGCTAGTGTACAGAGAGCCGGTGTACAACTGGCAGGCGACAAAGAGCACCGTCAAGGAGAGGTTTGCGTTTCTCTTCAACAACGAGGTGCTGAGTGACGTTCATTTCTTGGTTGGCAAAGGTATGGGTGTTCAGAGAATACCAGCTCACAG GTTTGTCCTGGCAGTGGGCAGCGCAGTGTTTGATGCTATGTTCAACGGTGGCATGGCGACCACTTCCACGGAAATTGAACTTCCTGATGTGGAACCAGCTGCGTTTTTGGCCCTGCTGAA GTTCCTGTATTCTGATGAAGTCCAGATCGGGCCTGAGACTGTGATGACTACTCTGTATACAGCCAAAAAGTATGCGGTTCCTGCCCTGGAGGCTCACTGTGTGGAGTTCCTGAAGAAAAACCTCAGAGCAGACAATGCTTTCATGCTCCTTACACAG GCTCGCTTGTTTGATGAGCCGCAGCTTGCCAGCCTGTGTttggagaacattgacaagaaCACTGGCGATGCTCTTGCTGCCGAGGGGTTCACAGACATAGATCTGG ATACTTTGGTGGCAGTGTTGGAGAGGGACACTTTAGGAGTAAGAGAGGTGCGTTTGTTTGGCGCTGCTGTTCGCTGGGCCGAGGCGGAGGCTCgcaggcagcagctgcagcccaCTCCCGAGAACATGCGCAAAGTCCTGGGAAAATCTCTCACACTCATCCGCTTCCCTCTCATGACCATAGAGGAGTTTGCAGCAG GTCCTGCCCAGTCTAATATTCTAACCGACAGAGAGGTGGTGAGTCTCTTCCTCCACTTTACAGTGAACCCAAAGCCTCGTGTCGATTTCATCGACCGTCCTCGCTGCTGCCTCCGCGGGAAGGAGTGCAGTATCACCCGTTTTGGCCAGGTGGAGAGCCGCTGGGGCTACAGCGGGACAAGCGACCGCATAAG GTTTTCTGTTAACAGAAGGATTTTTGTGGTTGGATTTGGACTTTATGGCTCCATACACGGACCTACAGACTACCAAGTCAATATACAG ATAATCCACACAGACAGCAACACAGTGCTGGGGCAGAATGACACAGGCTTCAGCTGTGACGGGTCAGCAAACACCTTCAGAGTCATGTTCAAAGAACCAGTCGAGATTCTACCCAACGTCAACTATACTGCCTGTGCCACACTGAAG gGTCCAGACTCTCATTATGGGACCAAGGGAATGCGAAAGGTAACACATGAGTCATCCTCCACCGGCACAAAGACCTGCTTCACCTTCTG